A region of Ornithodoros turicata isolate Travis chromosome 5, ASM3712646v1, whole genome shotgun sequence DNA encodes the following proteins:
- the LOC135395785 gene encoding uncharacterized protein LOC135395785 has product MALGTKEITHSATSTFSFQEVRHNKTSIGNSPPTTLTLQIHIRKEEVRHNKTSIGNSPPTTLTLQIHIRKEEVRHNKTSIGNSPPTTLTLQIHIRKEEVRHNKTSIGNSPPTTLTLQIHIRKEEVRHNKTSIGNSPPTTLTLQIHIGKEEVRHNKTSIGNSPPTTLTLQIHIRKEEVRHNKTSIGNSPPTTLTLQIHIRKEEVRHNKTSIGNSPPTTLTLQIHIRKEEVRHNKTSIGNSPPTTLTLQIHIRKEEVRHNKTSIGNSPPTTLTLQIHIRKEEVRHNKTSIGNSPPTTLTLQIHMRKEEVRHNKTSIGNSPPTTLTLQIHMRKEPACISQRSTTCRPIVKSMKRKASVCATLFAVNHHQT; this is encoded by the exons atggccttggGGACCA AGGAAATAACGCACAGCGCGACATCCACATTCTCATTTCAGGAAGTTCGCCACAATAAGACTTCGATTGGTAATTCTCCTCCAACTACGCTGACGCTACAAATACACATAAGAAAAGAG GAAGTTCGCCACAATAAGACTTCGATTGGTAATTCTCCTCCAACTACGCTGACGCTACAAATACACATAAGAAAAGAG GAAGTTCGCCACAATAAGACTTCGATTGGTAATTCTCCTCCAACTACGCTGACGCTACAAATACACATAAGAAAAGAG GAAGTTCGCCACAATAAGACTTCGATTGGTAATTCTCCTCCAACTACGCTGACGCTACAAATACACATAAGAAAAGAG GAAGTTCGCCACAATAAGACTTCGATTGGTAATTCTCCTCCAACTACGCTGACGCTACAAATACACATAGGAAAAGAG GAAGTTCGCCACAATAAGACTTCGATTGGTAATTCTCCTCCAACTACGCTGACGCTACAAATACACATAAGAAAAGAG GAAGTTCGCCACAATAAGACTTCGATTGGTAATTCTCCTCCAACTACGCTGACGCTACAAATACACATAAGAAAAGAA GAAGTTCGCCACAATAAGACTTCGATTGGTAATTCTCCTCCAACTACGCTGACGCTACAAATACACATAAGAAAAGAA GAAGTTCGCCACAATAAGACTTCGATTGGTAATTCTCCTCCAACTACGCTGACGCTACAAATACACATAAGAAAAGAG GAAGTTCGCCACAATAAGACTTCGATTGGTAATTCTCCTCCAACTACGCTGACGCTACAAATACACATAAGAAAAGAG GAAGTTCGCCACAATAAGACTTCGATTGGTAATTCTCCTCCGACTACGCTTACCCTACAAATACACATGAGAAAAGAG GAAGTTCGCCACAATAAGACTTCGATTGGTAATTCTCCTCCGACTACGCTTACCCTACAAATACACATGAGAAAAGAG